Genomic window (Chthonomonas sp.):
AATTCGCCGAGCGGTCGAGTTGGAAGACCGACTGGAACATGGATTTCAACCTGTACCGCCCCATCTTTGAGGTCGTGCGAGAGAAAAAGTTGCCGATGGTTGCGCTGAATATTCCGCGCGATTGGGTGCGCGTCGTCGGGCGCGGAGGCGTGAAGGCGATGACCAATGACATGCTGGCGCAGATGCCGCCGCTCGATGTTTCGCAAGCCGACCATCGCACGGTTTTTGATTCGATGATGGGTGGGCACAGCGGTTCGATGGACAACACCTACGCGGCGATGGTGATGTGGGACACAGCGATGGCCGATTCCGCGCTCAAGGCGATGCGTTGGCGCAGCAAGAACGCCGTGATGGTGATTGTCGCCGGGTTTGGCCACAACGCTTACAACCAGGGCATTGGCTTGCGGCTGCGGCAGCAAAGCGATCAGCGCGCGCAAACCCTCAACGTGATTCCGGTGGGGACCACCGCGCGCGTGAGCCGCGGGCTGGCCGATTTCGTCATCCGGGACGCCCCATGATTCTCGTCATCGACAACTTCGATAGCTTCACCTACAACCTGGTGCAGTACTTGGGCATGGCCGGCGCCGAGGTGGTGGTGCGCCGCAACAACGAGCTGTCGCTCGACCAGATTCGGGCGATGCGCCCAGCAGGGATCATGCTGAGTCCCGGGCCGTGCACGCCTAACGAATCAGGGGTTTGCCAAGACGTGGCGAGCGCGATGCTCGCGGGCGACAAGGACCTTGCCATGCCGCTTTTTGGCGTGTGCCTGGGCCACCAAGTGCTGGGGCAGGTCAGCGGCGGCACCGTGGCGCGGGCGGAGCGCATCATGCACGGCAAGACCTCGCAGATCGAGCACGATGGCGCGGGCCTGTTCGCGGGCGTGCCGAGCCCGTTTACGGCGGTCCGCTATCACTCGCTGGTGATCCGCGCGGAGACCCTGCATCCCGACTTTCTGATCTCGGCACGGAGCCTCGACGACGGCGAAATCATGGGGATTCGGCATCGGCACTTGCCGATCGAGGGCGTGCAGTTTCACCCCGAATCGGTGTTGACCGAGCACGGCATGGACTTGGTGCGCAACTTCCTGCGCATGGTCGGCTAAGCCACCGCGAGTTTGAGCGTGCGGGCGCGATCGCGGATGGGAATCAGGTGCTCCGGCTCCAAAATCAGCACGAGCCGCGCGCGGTCCTTCGCGACTCCGGCGATGAAGTCGTCCTCCTTTTGCCGCAGCATTGCGAGGTCGCGGTCAATAACCGCCTCGGCGAGCTCGATGATGCCATCCACTCGATCCACGCGCAACGCGACTCGTTCGCCGGATACGGGAATCACGATGAGGTTGCTGCTCGTGGCGGTGGCGGGGCGGTCAAACCGC
Coding sequences:
- a CDS encoding ChaN family lipoprotein; the protein is MFALASLLLLQAAPDTFNLPVGAAGSVDLQPGITETRSGRQVDMAALAAAAKPYQFVFVGESHDKLSDHQNQARIIKALVDAGRDVVVGFEMFTRPNQASLAPLTLQRWTLEEFAERSSWKTDWNMDFNLYRPIFEVVREKKLPMVALNIPRDWVRVVGRGGVKAMTNDMLAQMPPLDVSQADHRTVFDSMMGGHSGSMDNTYAAMVMWDTAMADSALKAMRWRSKNAVMVIVAGFGHNAYNQGIGLRLRQQSDQRAQTLNVIPVGTTARVSRGLADFVIRDAP
- a CDS encoding purine-binding chemotaxis protein CheW; translation: MDRKYVVFEVDKEFFGIPIEQVERILAEMPITKIPRSPKIVAGIFELRGSTLPVVDLRVRFDRPATATSSNLIVIPVSGERVALRVDRVDGIIELAEAVIDRDLAMLRQKEDDFIAGVAKDRARLVLILEPEHLIPIRDRARTLKLAVA
- a CDS encoding aminodeoxychorismate/anthranilate synthase component II, with protein sequence MILVIDNFDSFTYNLVQYLGMAGAEVVVRRNNELSLDQIRAMRPAGIMLSPGPCTPNESGVCQDVASAMLAGDKDLAMPLFGVCLGHQVLGQVSGGTVARAERIMHGKTSQIEHDGAGLFAGVPSPFTAVRYHSLVIRAETLHPDFLISARSLDDGEIMGIRHRHLPIEGVQFHPESVLTEHGMDLVRNFLRMVG